A DNA window from Corynebacterium ciconiae DSM 44920 contains the following coding sequences:
- the fbaA gene encoding class II fructose-bisphosphate aldolase has translation MPIATPEVYNEMLTKAKEGGFAYPAINCTSSETINAALKGFADAESDGIIQFSTGGAEFGSGLNVKNKVAGACALAAFAHEAAKNYGINVALHTDHCQKEVLDEYVRPLIAISQERVDRGELPLFQSHMWDGSAVPIDENLEIAQELLAKARKANIILEVEIGVVGGEEDGVEAKAGANLYTSEEDFAKTIDALGTGENGRYLLAATFGNVHGVYKPGNVKLRPEVLDMGQKVAEKKLGLDAGSNPFDFVFHGGSGSEKEKIEESLRYGVIKMNVDTDTQYAFTNPVARHMFANYDGVFKIDGEVGNKKVYDPRSYMKKAEAAMSERIVEACQDLHSAGTSVSK, from the coding sequence ATGCCAATTGCAACTCCCGAGGTCTACAACGAGATGCTGACCAAGGCCAAGGAGGGCGGTTTCGCCTACCCGGCCATCAACTGCACCTCTTCCGAGACCATCAACGCCGCGTTGAAGGGCTTCGCAGACGCTGAGTCCGACGGCATCATCCAGTTCTCCACTGGTGGCGCTGAGTTCGGTTCCGGCCTCAACGTGAAGAACAAGGTTGCTGGCGCGTGCGCACTGGCCGCTTTCGCGCACGAGGCAGCCAAGAACTACGGCATCAACGTGGCTCTGCACACCGACCACTGCCAGAAGGAAGTTCTGGACGAGTATGTGCGTCCGCTGATCGCTATCTCCCAGGAGCGCGTGGACCGTGGCGAGCTGCCGCTGTTCCAGTCTCACATGTGGGATGGTTCCGCTGTGCCGATCGACGAGAACCTCGAGATCGCCCAGGAACTGCTGGCCAAGGCCCGCAAGGCCAACATCATCCTCGAGGTCGAGATCGGTGTTGTCGGCGGTGAGGAAGACGGCGTGGAGGCCAAGGCCGGCGCTAACCTCTACACCTCCGAAGAGGACTTCGCCAAGACCATCGATGCCCTCGGCACCGGTGAGAACGGCCGCTATCTGCTGGCCGCTACCTTCGGTAACGTCCACGGCGTGTACAAGCCGGGCAACGTCAAGCTTCGCCCCGAGGTGCTGGATATGGGCCAGAAGGTGGCTGAGAAGAAGCTCGGCCTGGACGCTGGCTCCAACCCCTTCGACTTCGTCTTCCACGGTGGCTCCGGCTCCGAGAAGGAGAAGATCGAGGAGTCCCTGCGCTACGGCGTGATCAAGATGAACGTGGACACCGACACCCAGTACGCGTTCACCAACCCGGTCGCTCGCCACATGTTCGCTAACTACGATGGCGTGTTCAAGATCGACGGCGAGGTCGGAAACAAGAAGGTCTACGATCCCCGCTCCTACATGAAGAAGGCTGAGGCCGCCATGTCCGAGCGCATCGTCGAGGCCTGCCAGGACCTCCACTCCGCTGGCACCTCCGTGTCCAAGTAA
- a CDS encoding vWA domain-containing protein, with protein MNHPAQRRGMARRCAALAFAATLGVAAAPQVAAQPAPSPVAADNIARLNSCIAQKKSADLMFVVDESQSLSGFEDLPATDPDAVRVAAAQDLIRQLGIAADDVDATINVKLAGFGETYESAPEAYGDWTNVATDADELASTAEIFADRDQQSYTDYGTALRGAGADMAAHSDADSCRAILFFTDGLITTPGEDAATASQQLCSANGPVNHLRQSGVQLFTVGLIPRGTDSPEQLLRDVAETDNCGEAAPNGAFINATEDVAGLFSAFRGILPNAGSARDELRMSDTFRFVLDNSIDEIRLEAQPQQRGTDEGVQPYLINPRGDRIDLHGSGTENLAGAELTMLGENRVLPGMIDAELRKNDSDAWAGEWTFGYDSPAADGRYKVKMQILPGLHLDVPALSEGENTGISTDTPLQVQLLNRANEPVKLEGDAQVEAAFIGADGAAPVPLGQPQSIADAAAVEVPLDAIDQPVNGTIAVRSQITTKGTGDAPGTALSPIVAEYPVSISPVNMPVVPGEMQVTVEDTHAQFTIPITGPGEATLRGATLSAVPEGAEGVEVHSDASALQLGKGEDGTLSFTIDSEHLADGPIAGTLHLTLTSTDGDGRTAEVDIPLTGSMRAPVNTTVFSLVMVLALLLGLLIPLGILYLFKYLSGTLTRKKIYALTIPVEIKDHQVIRTNTGRPFHVDRGEIMATTGSMVSGRRATIGSKSFQVALGLNPFSSAQARATAAPSVADDARRAKGAAVLPLDLAQHWVFYPQPGNSTVGSVVVMADRFATDENLASMERAVREKLPRLAQDIDSPASDSAGGAGEANAEKAAPAAGAATWGGPSESSQPSGSSTWSSSAGSPGGWDQPSTGGAADGSHSDWSAGWNDEQPRNRPSSGGWSDSSRGWDS; from the coding sequence GTGAACCACCCCGCCCAGCGCCGTGGAATGGCTCGTCGATGTGCAGCGCTCGCCTTCGCGGCGACGCTCGGTGTGGCCGCAGCACCCCAAGTGGCTGCGCAGCCGGCTCCCTCGCCTGTCGCGGCCGACAATATCGCGCGGCTGAACTCCTGTATCGCCCAGAAAAAGTCCGCAGATCTGATGTTTGTGGTGGATGAATCCCAATCTCTCTCCGGGTTTGAGGATCTTCCCGCCACCGACCCAGACGCGGTGCGCGTAGCCGCCGCCCAAGACCTCATCCGCCAGCTCGGGATCGCCGCTGACGATGTGGATGCCACCATTAACGTGAAACTGGCCGGCTTCGGCGAGACCTATGAATCTGCCCCCGAGGCCTATGGCGACTGGACCAATGTGGCCACCGACGCCGACGAGCTTGCCTCTACCGCGGAGATTTTCGCGGATCGTGACCAGCAGAGCTACACCGACTACGGCACCGCGCTGCGCGGGGCGGGAGCGGATATGGCCGCCCACAGCGATGCCGACTCCTGCCGCGCCATCCTCTTCTTTACCGATGGACTCATCACCACCCCCGGCGAAGATGCCGCCACCGCCAGCCAGCAGCTGTGCTCCGCGAATGGGCCGGTGAATCACCTCCGCCAATCCGGGGTGCAGCTCTTTACTGTGGGCCTTATTCCGCGTGGCACCGACTCGCCCGAGCAACTGCTGCGCGATGTGGCCGAAACCGACAACTGCGGTGAAGCGGCCCCCAATGGCGCCTTCATCAACGCCACCGAGGACGTGGCAGGACTATTCAGCGCCTTCCGCGGGATTCTGCCCAATGCTGGTTCCGCGCGCGATGAACTGCGCATGTCGGACACCTTCCGATTCGTACTGGATAACTCCATCGATGAGATCCGCTTGGAGGCGCAACCGCAGCAGCGCGGCACGGACGAGGGCGTGCAGCCCTATCTCATCAACCCCCGCGGTGATCGCATTGACCTCCACGGTTCAGGCACCGAGAATCTGGCCGGCGCCGAACTGACAATGCTGGGCGAGAACCGAGTTCTGCCCGGCATGATCGACGCCGAGCTACGCAAGAATGACTCCGATGCATGGGCGGGGGAGTGGACCTTTGGCTACGACTCCCCAGCAGCCGACGGCCGCTACAAAGTGAAGATGCAGATCCTGCCCGGACTGCACCTGGATGTCCCCGCGCTGAGCGAGGGAGAAAACACCGGTATCAGCACCGACACCCCGTTGCAGGTGCAGCTTCTCAACCGAGCCAATGAGCCCGTGAAGCTCGAGGGCGATGCCCAAGTGGAGGCCGCGTTCATCGGTGCCGATGGTGCTGCGCCAGTGCCGTTGGGGCAGCCGCAATCCATTGCGGATGCCGCTGCGGTGGAGGTGCCCTTGGATGCCATCGACCAGCCCGTCAACGGCACCATCGCGGTGCGCAGCCAGATCACCACCAAGGGCACAGGAGACGCCCCAGGCACTGCCTTGTCGCCCATCGTGGCGGAATACCCCGTATCGATCTCCCCAGTGAATATGCCGGTGGTGCCCGGCGAGATGCAGGTGACCGTGGAGGACACCCACGCCCAGTTCACGATCCCCATCACCGGCCCCGGTGAAGCCACCTTGAGGGGAGCCACCCTCAGTGCCGTGCCCGAGGGAGCCGAGGGTGTTGAGGTGCACAGCGATGCGTCTGCCCTGCAGCTTGGGAAGGGAGAGGACGGCACACTGTCGTTCACCATCGACAGTGAACACTTGGCTGATGGTCCCATTGCCGGCACCCTGCACCTCACCCTCACTAGCACAGACGGCGACGGCCGCACCGCCGAGGTGGATATTCCTCTCACCGGTTCCATGCGCGCACCTGTAAACACCACCGTGTTCTCGCTGGTGATGGTGCTGGCGCTGCTGCTGGGTCTGCTCATCCCGCTGGGCATTTTGTATCTATTCAAATACCTCAGTGGCACGCTGACCCGAAAGAAGATCTACGCGCTCACCATCCCGGTGGAGATCAAGGACCACCAGGTGATCCGTACCAATACGGGCCGGCCGTTCCACGTGGACCGCGGCGAGATCATGGCGACCACCGGATCCATGGTGAGCGGCCGCCGCGCCACCATCGGCTCCAAGAGCTTCCAGGTTGCACTAGGCCTCAATCCCTTCAGCTCCGCGCAGGCACGGGCCACCGCAGCACCATCGGTTGCCGATGATGCTCGCCGCGCCAAGGGCGCAGCTGTGCTGCCGCTGGATCTTGCCCAGCACTGGGTGTTCTACCCGCAGCCAGGAAACAGCACAGTCGGCTCCGTGGTGGTGATGGCCGATCGCTTCGCCACTGACGAGAACCTCGCCAGCATGGAACGCGCAGTGCGGGAGAAACTGCCGCGCCTGGCTCAAGACATCGACAGCCCAGCCAGCGACAGCGCCGGCGGGGCGGGGGAGGCGAACGCGGAGAAGGCCGCGCCGGCTGCTGGGGCAGCCACGTGGGGTGGGCCGAGCGAGTCCTCCCAGCCGAGTGGCAGTAGCACCTGGTCATCCAGCGCTGGTTCGCCGGGAGGTTGGGACCAGCCGAGCACCGGCGGTGCGGCAGATGGCTCCCATAGTGACTGGTCAGCGGGCTGGAACGATGAGCAGCCCCGCAATCGGCCCTCCTCGGGCGGCTGGTCCGATAGCTCCCGAGGCTGGGATTCCTAG
- a CDS encoding N-acetylglucosamine-6-phosphate deacetylase yields MTDYIATLAQPGTPAYPARVHIDGSGTAKIERLEEPVDTGLVITPGLADLHNHGGAGYSFPTSSLEQCREAALHHRRFGSTTLLASTVSQTREVLLPQLEILARLTEEGSLDGIHAEGPFVNTCRCGAQDPAAIVAGDPQFFQEMIDAAAGQLRSITFAPETAHAHELVDLCVKHNIIVSLGHTDASFEQTAEILHYATSHGAQVTATHLFNAMPPLHHRSPGPIAALIDAASQHHNVHLELIADGVHLNNHTVQMVLNTVGYPAATLVSDAMGAAGKADGDYVLGALAVTVRDGVARLRTEDGSEGSIAGGTSRVSDQVRLQSAAGLPLASVLQAATSGHALLGVGHRAGVSEGPANLVVWDEHMHVREVYREGEHLTR; encoded by the coding sequence ATGACTGACTACATCGCCACCCTCGCCCAACCGGGCACACCCGCCTACCCCGCCCGCGTGCATATTGACGGCTCCGGCACCGCAAAGATCGAACGACTAGAAGAGCCGGTAGACACCGGACTGGTGATTACCCCAGGCTTGGCGGATCTGCATAATCATGGCGGCGCCGGCTATTCCTTTCCCACCTCCTCGCTCGAGCAATGCCGCGAGGCCGCGCTGCACCATCGCCGCTTCGGCAGCACCACCCTGCTGGCCTCCACCGTCTCCCAAACCCGAGAGGTGCTGCTGCCCCAGCTGGAGATCCTGGCCCGCCTGACGGAAGAGGGCAGCCTCGATGGCATCCATGCCGAGGGGCCCTTTGTCAATACCTGCCGCTGTGGCGCCCAGGATCCGGCCGCTATCGTTGCCGGCGATCCACAGTTCTTCCAAGAGATGATCGACGCCGCCGCAGGGCAGCTGCGCTCGATCACCTTCGCCCCCGAGACCGCCCATGCCCACGAGCTGGTGGATCTGTGCGTAAAACACAACATCATCGTCTCGCTCGGCCACACCGATGCCAGCTTCGAGCAGACCGCCGAGATCCTGCACTACGCCACCAGCCACGGCGCGCAGGTCACCGCCACCCACCTCTTTAATGCCATGCCCCCGCTGCACCACCGCAGCCCCGGCCCCATCGCGGCGCTTATCGACGCCGCCTCCCAGCACCACAACGTGCACCTCGAGCTCATCGCCGATGGTGTGCACCTGAACAACCACACGGTGCAGATGGTGCTCAATACGGTGGGCTATCCCGCAGCCACCCTCGTCTCCGATGCGATGGGCGCGGCAGGCAAGGCCGATGGGGATTATGTGCTTGGCGCCCTCGCCGTGACCGTCCGGGACGGCGTGGCGCGGCTGCGCACCGAGGACGGCAGCGAAGGCTCCATCGCCGGCGGCACCTCCCGTGTCAGCGACCAGGTACGCCTCCAGAGCGCGGCCGGGCTACCGCTAGCGAGCGTGCTGCAGGCCGCCACCTCTGGCCATGCGCTGCTGGGTGTGGGCCATCGGGCCGGGGTGAGCGAGGGCCCAGCCAACCTAGTGGTGTGGGATGAGCACATGCACGTGCGTGAGGTCTACCGGGAGGGTGAGCACCTCACCCGCTAG
- a CDS encoding tubulin-like doman-containing protein, with product MRKFLVVGCGGSGAKTLAYMMDQLKALIREVEPGRDTLPKAWQFVSIDAPLAAEDGPSGLANVEQAGGRYIGIGSNQPYRTFDAAVSAELARGDGLKDIATWAPRVPNAIELPISAGAAQRRTLGRMLTLPKLEKIREELRKALEDMNTSDANVELNELNRKIQGFSSDKSESDPTILVVSSMAGGSGASMFLDVCRVLAGLPNAKPEQTAVFLLTPEVFESLPKDAMSGAWPNALAMFGEVFAAQTGAAAPADASLYRALGIATADQGSTFARLFPIGSRMGEERARFGREGSPTEIYRGLGRALSGLVYSEQASADFVQYDLGNAGAPDAKRSYLGWADNEKLKWTGLPWGSMGYAQLSMGRDKYKEYAAQRIARASFDKLLRGHIDPRNHSTAEEQLRERLAERMPGSMERMRIHPELVTGAATTDIIRNWYEVVFHSELEAAVGESQAALRSKIPSPVEGQKGQEWAAEVESVMGSSDLSYDLRRVMRRAAYSAVYRWADFITDQMLAEAEEELSRLGLPYVEKMLAELDVIMKDKLLPGSEQFILNHQGIDPAARPSDADQALHPVTGKKRIHNADAVVEQLLSCYSPQLRTAMLVELARTLSPVLEDFRFGVLRRLRDELDRAHKDVRAADAAKESTLDLADVATEEPAAWPRPHDEKVSDRFRGSVNEIVITEVDNFPEDFEAQLLEAVSGEDANVSDLDEATSRITRSIIKGEWETTDAIKAPRNTLARAAGEISSGNRAGWASKHLRTNPDNSGESRETSNAVFAARIRPRDLLQRARIWVMRPGESFERFISADLRSYMTQDEMLSDAEYEQRIARLRSEFSKALSLSRPLAAVDATMVQAVHGQGVTYRYSFSEIPFKDQRVAAELESTLSSSKIEGQSRTKFDNALRDSTNIQRIDIFGSYPNYSPIVFSSLLPQIAKEWKASQNRSDFWNLRRTHTLEAALPLSNEERKALVGGWLLGMATGRVFVTDRGTMQAAAHVYGRLPGHHSAGQAQESWYHFPQPMLTGPAEMRNELDWMPAVLESILLAYANSHERDRSGAPGASLHPYWALRALFDDSPEKASNVDGGLRHPAVTTLANFFRTGVWPAERNAIRGESISERAAMVEEHLERALHTAEMLAPMDDLGFPGSSSVDKSWAHPTSRERASKVPFYRDFAADVVEMANLLHGLLEEAKRVAAQPETTSSMPTGFSSAHDDNDDEFSGFGGGLL from the coding sequence ATGCGGAAGTTTTTGGTAGTCGGCTGCGGTGGCTCCGGAGCGAAGACCCTCGCTTATATGATGGACCAGCTTAAGGCCCTGATCCGAGAGGTAGAGCCGGGCCGAGACACGCTGCCCAAGGCGTGGCAGTTTGTCTCCATTGATGCTCCGCTCGCCGCCGAGGACGGGCCCAGCGGGCTAGCCAATGTGGAACAGGCCGGCGGGCGGTATATCGGTATCGGTAGCAATCAGCCGTACCGCACGTTCGATGCTGCTGTCTCTGCGGAGCTTGCTCGCGGCGATGGGTTGAAGGACATCGCCACTTGGGCGCCGCGGGTGCCTAACGCTATCGAGCTTCCTATTTCCGCCGGCGCCGCTCAGCGCCGCACCCTTGGCCGCATGCTTACTCTGCCCAAGCTGGAGAAGATCCGCGAAGAGCTGCGCAAGGCGCTCGAGGATATGAACACCTCGGATGCCAATGTGGAGCTCAATGAGCTCAACCGCAAGATTCAGGGCTTTTCCTCAGATAAGAGCGAATCGGATCCCACGATCTTGGTGGTTTCCTCCATGGCTGGTGGTTCCGGTGCCTCCATGTTTTTGGATGTGTGCCGCGTGCTCGCCGGGCTGCCGAATGCCAAGCCGGAGCAGACGGCGGTATTCCTGCTCACCCCCGAGGTGTTTGAGTCGCTGCCTAAGGACGCGATGAGTGGCGCTTGGCCCAATGCTTTGGCCATGTTCGGCGAGGTTTTTGCTGCCCAGACCGGTGCGGCCGCCCCGGCTGATGCCTCCCTGTACCGAGCACTGGGTATCGCCACTGCGGATCAGGGCTCCACCTTTGCGCGACTCTTTCCCATCGGCAGCCGCATGGGTGAGGAACGCGCCCGCTTCGGTCGCGAGGGCTCGCCCACGGAGATCTATCGCGGCTTGGGCCGCGCCCTGTCTGGTCTGGTCTATTCCGAGCAGGCCTCCGCTGATTTCGTGCAATATGATCTCGGCAATGCGGGAGCGCCCGATGCGAAGCGTTCCTATCTGGGCTGGGCGGACAACGAGAAGTTGAAGTGGACGGGCCTGCCGTGGGGATCCATGGGATACGCCCAGCTCAGCATGGGCCGCGATAAGTACAAGGAGTACGCTGCGCAGCGCATCGCTAGGGCCAGCTTCGATAAGCTGCTGCGCGGCCACATCGATCCGCGCAATCACTCCACCGCCGAGGAGCAGTTGCGTGAACGCTTGGCCGAGCGCATGCCGGGGAGCATGGAGCGGATGAGGATTCACCCGGAGTTGGTTACGGGTGCCGCCACCACCGATATCATCCGCAACTGGTACGAAGTGGTTTTCCACTCTGAACTGGAGGCTGCGGTCGGTGAGTCCCAGGCCGCGCTGCGCTCGAAGATCCCTTCCCCCGTGGAGGGGCAGAAGGGCCAGGAGTGGGCCGCCGAGGTGGAGAGCGTGATGGGTAGCTCTGACCTCAGCTACGACTTGCGCAGGGTGATGCGCCGCGCAGCCTATAGCGCGGTGTATCGCTGGGCGGATTTCATCACAGATCAGATGCTCGCGGAAGCCGAGGAGGAACTGTCTCGGTTGGGCTTGCCCTATGTGGAGAAGATGCTCGCCGAGCTGGATGTGATCATGAAGGACAAGCTGCTGCCAGGCAGCGAGCAGTTCATCCTGAACCACCAAGGTATTGACCCCGCGGCTCGTCCTTCGGATGCAGACCAGGCGCTGCACCCGGTGACCGGCAAGAAGCGTATTCATAATGCCGATGCCGTAGTGGAGCAGCTGCTGAGCTGCTACAGCCCGCAGCTGCGCACCGCCATGCTGGTGGAGCTGGCCCGTACTCTCAGTCCGGTGTTGGAGGACTTCCGCTTTGGGGTACTACGCCGCCTGCGCGATGAGTTGGATCGCGCCCACAAGGATGTGCGCGCCGCCGATGCGGCCAAGGAATCAACCCTCGATTTGGCGGATGTGGCCACGGAAGAACCGGCAGCGTGGCCGCGGCCGCATGATGAGAAGGTCAGTGATCGTTTCCGTGGCTCGGTGAACGAGATCGTGATCACCGAGGTAGATAACTTCCCGGAGGATTTCGAGGCACAGCTGTTGGAGGCTGTTTCTGGCGAGGACGCGAACGTCTCTGATCTCGACGAGGCCACCTCCCGTATCACCCGCTCCATCATTAAGGGCGAGTGGGAAACCACCGACGCCATCAAGGCACCGCGCAACACCTTGGCCCGCGCCGCCGGCGAGATCTCTAGCGGTAACCGTGCAGGCTGGGCCAGCAAGCATTTGCGCACCAACCCCGATAATTCCGGGGAGAGCCGCGAAACGTCGAATGCTGTGTTCGCGGCGCGGATTCGTCCCCGCGATCTTTTGCAGCGCGCCCGCATCTGGGTGATGCGCCCCGGAGAGAGTTTTGAGCGCTTCATCTCCGCAGATCTGCGCAGCTACATGACCCAAGATGAGATGCTGAGTGACGCCGAGTACGAGCAGCGCATCGCACGACTCCGCAGCGAGTTCTCCAAGGCCCTGTCCCTGTCCCGCCCCTTGGCGGCGGTGGATGCCACCATGGTGCAGGCGGTGCACGGCCAGGGCGTGACCTATCGCTATTCCTTCTCGGAGATTCCTTTCAAGGATCAGCGCGTGGCCGCCGAGTTAGAGAGCACGTTGAGCTCGAGCAAGATCGAGGGGCAGTCGCGCACCAAGTTCGATAATGCTCTGCGCGACAGCACCAATATTCAGCGCATCGATATTTTCGGCTCCTACCCGAATTATTCGCCGATTGTGTTCAGCTCCCTGCTGCCGCAGATTGCGAAGGAGTGGAAGGCCAGCCAGAATCGCTCCGATTTCTGGAATTTGCGCCGCACGCACACTCTTGAGGCGGCATTGCCTTTGAGTAATGAGGAGCGCAAGGCGCTGGTGGGTGGCTGGCTCTTGGGCATGGCTACCGGCCGAGTCTTCGTTACCGACCGGGGGACTATGCAGGCCGCAGCTCACGTCTATGGGCGCTTGCCCGGCCATCACAGCGCCGGCCAGGCCCAGGAGAGCTGGTATCACTTCCCGCAGCCGATGCTGACCGGTCCAGCCGAGATGCGTAATGAGTTGGATTGGATGCCGGCGGTGCTGGAATCGATCCTGCTGGCGTATGCCAATAGCCACGAACGGGATCGCAGCGGCGCCCCCGGAGCTTCCCTGCATCCCTATTGGGCTTTGCGCGCGCTTTTCGACGACTCCCCCGAGAAGGCCAGCAACGTTGATGGCGGGCTGCGACACCCGGCTGTCACGACTTTGGCTAACTTCTTCCGCACCGGCGTCTGGCCAGCGGAGCGCAACGCCATCCGTGGCGAGAGCATCTCCGAGCGTGCCGCCATGGTGGAGGAGCACCTGGAGCGCGCGCTGCACACCGCAGAGATGCTGGCCCCAATGGATGATCTGGGCTTTCCCGGTAGCTCCTCGGTGGATAAGTCTTGGGCGCACCCGACCAGCAGGGAGCGGGCGTCCAAGGTGCCCTTCTATCGCGACTTCGCCGCCGATGTGGTGGAGATGGCGAATCTTTTGCATGGCTTGCTCGAGGAGGCGAAGCGGGTGGCGGCCCAGCCGGAAACCACCAGCTCGATGCCTACAGGCTTCAGCTCTGCCCACGATGACAATGATGATGAGTTCTCCGGATTCGGTGGTGGTTTGTTGTGA
- a CDS encoding S66 family peptidase — protein MKLAIISPSFAAAGAFPEVYAQALTRLRKLGIEPVEYPTTRKVGASAQERARDVTAAFADPSIAGVLAVIGGNDQVTVIPHLDDEVIRSNPKPFLGYSDNTNLHNHLWQLGVQSFYGGSNHVHLGSGPRIDPEHHASFLAALRDGGQLEITPVETSEDFGVDWTQPAALDSYGHRRPARPWQWRGARRSVTGPTWGGCFEVIDQLAMSGRMPSLEALNDHLILLEAAESLTPPDQIMRRVRALGEWGLFDAASGVIIASPPVSTHDIVPSPEQQDADWQAQCDVVFGQLERYNPELPAVFGVPFGHTRPQWVLPYGGQITLDGAQRRIVADYELNYPRRR, from the coding sequence ATGAAACTTGCGATCATCTCCCCGTCCTTTGCCGCCGCTGGGGCATTTCCCGAGGTGTACGCGCAAGCGCTCACCCGTCTGCGAAAGCTCGGTATCGAACCCGTGGAGTATCCCACCACCCGCAAGGTGGGGGCCTCCGCGCAGGAGCGGGCTCGCGATGTCACCGCGGCCTTCGCCGACCCGAGCATCGCTGGAGTGCTGGCTGTGATCGGCGGTAATGATCAAGTGACGGTGATCCCGCATCTTGACGACGAGGTGATTCGCAGCAACCCCAAACCTTTCCTCGGCTACTCGGACAACACGAACCTGCACAATCACCTGTGGCAGCTGGGAGTGCAGAGCTTCTACGGCGGCTCCAACCACGTCCATCTAGGATCCGGGCCGCGCATCGATCCCGAGCATCACGCGTCTTTTCTGGCCGCGCTACGCGATGGCGGCCAGCTAGAGATCACCCCCGTGGAAACCTCGGAGGACTTCGGGGTGGACTGGACCCAGCCCGCCGCCCTCGATAGTTATGGTCACCGTCGCCCGGCGCGCCCGTGGCAGTGGCGGGGTGCGCGCCGCAGCGTCACCGGCCCCACCTGGGGCGGGTGCTTCGAGGTGATCGACCAGCTCGCCATGTCCGGTCGCATGCCCTCCTTGGAGGCACTCAACGACCACCTCATTCTCCTCGAGGCAGCCGAATCGCTCACCCCGCCGGATCAGATCATGCGGCGTGTTCGGGCTCTCGGCGAATGGGGGCTTTTCGACGCCGCCTCGGGTGTCATCATCGCCTCCCCTCCGGTGAGCACGCATGACATAGTCCCCTCGCCCGAGCAGCAAGACGCTGATTGGCAGGCCCAGTGCGATGTGGTGTTTGGCCAGCTCGAGCGCTATAACCCCGAGCTGCCGGCTGTGTTTGGGGTGCCCTTTGGCCACACCCGGCCGCAGTGGGTGCTGCCCTATGGCGGGCAGATCACCCTCGATGGGGCGCAGCGCCGGATTGTGGCCGACTACGAGCTGAACTATCCGCGTCGGCGGTAG
- a CDS encoding iron chaperone, with amino-acid sequence MTANSFQDYLANLSAPAHRERLREVADWAMQRAPQLRLAMKWNQPMLLWGKTFILGFSAATRHLSVAAEPHIMAELAAELDARGADYTPNLVRLPWSQPVDYELLGMMLDRQCETKKECTTFWLPQ; translated from the coding sequence ATGACCGCCAACAGCTTTCAGGACTACCTCGCTAACCTGAGCGCCCCCGCCCATCGTGAGCGCCTGCGCGAGGTGGCTGACTGGGCCATGCAGCGAGCCCCACAGCTGCGGCTTGCCATGAAGTGGAACCAGCCGATGCTGCTGTGGGGCAAAACTTTTATTCTCGGTTTCTCGGCCGCCACCAGACATCTTTCGGTGGCGGCCGAGCCGCACATTATGGCGGAACTGGCGGCCGAGTTGGACGCTAGGGGCGCGGATTACACACCCAATCTTGTGCGCCTGCCTTGGTCTCAACCAGTCGATTATGAGCTTCTCGGGATGATGCTCGATCGTCAGTGCGAAACAAAAAAAGAATGCACAACATTCTGGCTTCCACAGTGA